tttttaatgtggcgggggggggggggcactttTAAACAGCAACAACTTGAGTGGGGAGAAAAGAACGTGGCAGCAGGTGaaaactaaatataaaaatattgttcAGAATGGTAAGTATGCCTATAGTCTATATGAGCACTTCAGCATAATCAGCTTGATGCTAGAACTGTCCAATCTCATGATGCTTATTAATTGCAGCTGCAAAAAAGAAGAGTGATGTTGCTGGCaccgggggtgggggggaggggcacCACTTAACTCCTGCAGAGGAGCTGGCCTTGGAGCTGAACAGAGGGAGGCCAGTCATTGAGGGAACATGCCACCTAGTACTCATCAATGAAAGGACACGCCATGACTGATAGAGAACGACACATGGGTTGAGGTCCTTATTTATAGACCTTTACTGTATTGATTGAAAAACCATACACCCACTAAACACATCTACGTTtactttttgacattgttttaaatgtattaaccaatacattaaccaatacatttttagaCATGGTTTCCTAAATatagaggaaaataaaaatagaggATAGAGGCATATGGATTTAGATACTACATTTCTGGTCAATATAATTTTTTGCAATTGTACTGTTAACTATTTATGTAGCTATTGTCATTCTATTGGGGTAATTTAGATTGAGACATATTTTATGTAACATAAGCCTAAACGTTTGATATCACCATATAATTAAACACGTAGGTCTATATCTTatcattgtataatttatttaatttattatttattatttatttaagttgaTTTTCTATGAACTTTAATTTTTCGACTGGTAGTGgttaatacagtaaaataatatgCCCGAAAGTCAGTGGTAAAATCATGGCTTTCCCGTGGGGTCAGTGTTACAGGAACTCTGGTTAAGCAACAACTCAGGCTTAGCCTGACAGTTAGCCTGCCCCGGACCAGGTTAGTTTCCCAGCataagttgccatagtaactgagcTTGAACTATGTTGAACTTGTTTTATGGAACCGAATCAACTGCAAATGAGTCAGACTAACCGAAAGAAGCCTGGCTTATTTGGTAAACTCGCTTTATGGAACAGGGCCCGGGTCAAACCCATTAATCTATATAATTAAGACCATTTCCATCTCAAAAATAGTATAACACATAGGCTAGTCAGTCTCTCGCTTAACGACGACGTCAATGACGTCATATCTCGCGCCCAGGAATGTAAACAAGTTTACTGGAGGCATAAGCCGAAATGAACATGTACTATTAAAGTTATTCAAAACAAGCTACTGTTTTTCCAGCTTCATTCGTGATAAAGTATAACATTTGGGTGTGTTGAATATCACCTTAGAAATAAAAGATATATTCTGGACGGACTTATATCTCATTACCGTGTTATTCTTGTACTAACAAGTTAACTGAGCCATTGCATTAGAACTCTAGCCTGCAATGCTCAAAAATAAATTGGCCCCTTATTTAACTAAGTAGAAAGGTGCATCAAACGATTTTCCAATGAGAGAATAAACAAAACATCACCCATAGGATGTTAACTTGCCCGTGTCTGTTAGATTGCGAATACAGGCTGGTCAAAGTTCTTAATGCAGTTCCATCTCCTCCTATAGAACTTATGCTCTTTGCCCAGGGTCTTCTTCCATACCTTCCAGCACCGATGATTTCAGGGCTTCTTTCGCCTCCTCTGCCGAGTTAAACGACATCCTCATGCCCTTGTGATTCACTTTCGAAATTGCCGGATATATAAGAAACGAGTCGATCCCCTTCTGTCGAAGCTTAGCGCGGATCCCCTTGTATTCCTGCCGTTCCTGCGTCGTCCCGGGGCTGTAGTCGGCGAAGAACTGCAGCTGGGTGCCGTCAGGGAGAGTAGGCTTGGCTTTCCTCGCGCCCTCAAGGATAGACTGTCGGTCGGTATAGCTTAGAAGTCTGAAAACCATGGTCCGTGGTCTCGAAGTGTTGTTAGAAAAAATCCAATGTGCTCTATTGATATCCACCGGAGTGCTGTGGGAGCTCTTGAGCGATGGGATCCACTTAGGCAACATCTTCTGAAGATAACCTCTCGGATCGTCACCCTCAGCGCCTGTCGGTAAGTTGACCAGCCGCACGTTGTTTCTCCTGGATCTATCCTCCAAATCATTAAGCTTCTTCCGTAACTTAGTCACCTCCGCGAGACAGGAGCTAGTATCTTTCTCGTTCTTGCGTAAGTTAACCTGAATGCTGTCTATCTTGTTGAAGAAGACCGTGTCGAATTTTTTAGCATGATCGTCTGATTGTTCTTTTAATGACCGGAGGATGTTGCCATTCTCTGCCATATGCTTCTCTATGGGGTCGAGAGGTTTTTCAAGCGAATCCTTTAGCATGATGGCTACCATTTCTTGCAGAGATTCCATCTCTGTTGCCATTGTTTGCTTGATTAGCATAGCTATTTCCTCGGGTAAATCGCTAGCTTGGTGTCGTCTGCTGAAATCTTGTTTCTTAGTCAAGCTTGGATCTTTTTTTGAGGCCATGTCTTTAGTTAAATCTTTCTCCGAATCAAACTTGTGTTAATACTGTCTATGAGCCCCAATGAACGCGAAAAAGGAGGGTTTTATGTCAGCGCTCAGTGCCGTGCTGCCATTTTGCCTCGTGCCTCACCGGAAGTCCCATCATCAAATATTTTTGAGTACGAGGGAGTACGATTAGGCAACTATTtaacaaagacaaacaacaaagcCAGAACAAGTCATAGaaaaactataataataataataatacaaaaacaaagataagaCACAACGAACAGTGTATGATCACATGCTCCCATCACCACCCGGCTTTGGCCTGGCATGGTGGTTGCATGACCATTAGTTTATTagtacattagaatatcatacgtgtattttccaacttgtatTAAGTCTCCATTGTGGTTCTATCACAATTAGTTGGCACATTAGAATATCACCAAGGTcgtttctctgttttcatgaaatatgaccaacatCAGCTGACAAGAACAACTTGGCCAAcgctaatcaattcttgaaagacacATTTTCCTGCTTGATGTGTTGGAAGTATTTACTCACAGAAACCCGACTGACAACAACACACCTAAGTcacaactgatttttttttgtgccatttCAAAATTTTGCTTAAAATTCTCTTGACAGTTGGatgcaaacacagccaatgtCGCCTGAACCCCCTTTATATGAACTGCTGAATATCacagctggcagacagacaataaaagaatatttctatttttattattatccttacttacctatttattattatcttacttacctatttttttttatctgtctttcttttttgatgccattttactagacaaattCAGTCTtgcttttgaatgtgtttttgattttgcttgaaaatttttctttgcttgtaactgttttaattattttatataaagcactttgagttacaTTATATGTGTGAATGGTGCtctaaaaataaagttattactattattacgaGCATTAGACGATGTGGGAAAATGTATTCTTTGGCAAGTTAACTCTCTGATCCACCATGTCCTTCGTTTCTCACTCCCTTTCCCCCTCGTCACACGTATATAGCTGtaaaaccctgtgtgtgtgtgtgtgtgtgtgtgtgtgtgtgtgttacctgaaaCATTTAACCACAGTGGGGAGATCCACGCTGTAGGAAACAGCATATGGCTTCCCATTGTCAAGGGTCTCCAGTTCCTATGACACAATATCAATATCACCCATTAACCCTATTGAACCAAGGAGTAAAGTAACTACAGGGTAAAATGAGTGTAACATTGATGTATCAAGTCTGACTGTTATTTGGCAGTACAGTTCCTATGGTATCTCCTACCTTCATAATTGGCGTTGGGTAACAATATTTTAACAACCTCATCCGTCTTCTGAATTAGAATATGGAAGTTCCATTTATGAGAGGATGAAAGGATTTTATTCCCAGAGGGAGATCTCACCCTGATAACGTGAAACGGCTTTATCCTTGGCAGTGGTGTAGCCAGGATTTCATCACTAGACCCTAATCTAGACTGGATGTTGGAGCCGAGGCACTTCCATTGTAGTGAAAAGTGAGTACTCCGCcatattacttttatttttggatgtggatttgtgtgcgtgtatgccagaaaattacaaaaaaaaaactagcccCGTTTGGCCTTGTAGGCTGTCTGGTCTAGTTAGGATGTGTCTAATTGTCTCACAGCAAGGTAGGCAGCATCCCTCTCAATAGCATCAGCCAGCCGGCTGAGCAGCAGGCCGCGGTGAGAGGCGTCCATCCGTCGCCACGGTGACCCCAGCCTGAAGGCATCGCGCGCCGCTTTCACCGCCTTGTCCACATCCGCCTGCGAATATAGGAACATAACATAATTAACTTAATGAGTTGGCCTTTTTTTAAAGCCAATGTATTGTGGTAGTAAGCTCACCACATAGGTTtcccaaaacaacagaaatgcaattgtgttgtgttttaccTTGCTGATTAGCATACAGCAAAGCTACATCaagcaacacacatgcacacaaacacctttGCACAGTTTAACTGCAATGTCACCCACATACACTGCAGCATATTTGAATGGAACTGTAAATCAGTATGTATATGTCAGAGTGTATATACCTCATCAGCCTCAGCAACTTGACAGATGACCTCACCGGTTGCTGGGTTGATCGTAGGGAAGCTTTTCCCACTCACAGCATCCTGCCATTGGTTGTTGATgaacaactgaaaaaaacaacgaTATGCGATTACAAGGGCTGCATttacaccaaaacacaccattTTGTTCCCAGTTGGTTAAACCAAATGTTTACTGAGAGGGATGCAAAATAACCACAACACCAAGcaggatggatccatggattcatATCATGTATGCCACATTATGACCCTGCCATCAGCATGTCGCCATGGGGGAGTAGATGGACACACTGGTGTAGGAGTGATGACTTGAACTGAAACATCACTTTTAAATGTGCAAGGAAGgggcatttttacattaaaattaaTGTGTAAGTGCTCGCAGTTAACAAAGAATCTTCTGAACCAGTATGAGGTGGCACTGCATTCCCAATGCAGTGTAGCATTAGTGGTAGGTTAGCCTAATTATTAACGGTGCATTAGACAATCATTAATCCGATAACCACAATGAACCTGCATTCTAGTGTATCAATGTGTTCATGTTCATCCACTTCTCTGCTCAATCCACTGCTCTCTTCTGGAAGCAGAAAAATTGTGGGagggaaaaacaataaaataaataatcccgccccgcgtgtgtgtatgtctgcttcTAGTTACACATTTTAGTCGCACCATCTCCAGAAATGGTCCCATTCTGGAGACATGTATGCTTTGATTTTGCAGCCAACATTACATAACCTAAGATTTGGACTTGATAAGTGCTTGAAATGTAGGGCCAGCCAACTGCACTGATGATAGAATGTGTGGATTTTCCATACTTTCCTATTCATCCtagtaggggtgtaacggtcCACAAAAATCACGGTTCGGTACGTACCTCGGTTTTGAGGTCATGATTCGGTTCATTTTCGGTACAgtaagggaaaaaaatgcaaaacataaaattgcttgtcgtttattatgaacttttgtaaacatcaacagtttataattttttttaataacattttaaatgaaacataataaaaaataaaatatattaaaataaaatagaataaaaaatagaatactgCTGCAAACTGCTACTAATAAGttctcaaataaataaaatattctcaaataaattaaacaaaatataaaatacaatacaataaaaaaatatataaaatataataaaaaatataaataactataataatcttttctttttttaggaaaTGAACTTTTCCACATTGACTAAAGTGCAGCATTAACAGTTCAAGCTTGTAGGCCTGCtcagatttattttctttttttttttgttaggaaATGAACTTTTCCATATTGTCTAAAGTGCAGCATTAACAGTTCCAGCTTGTAGCCCTGTTCAGTTTCATTCAACTTTCATGTTTTTTGTCAGAAAAATTAACTTGTCCACATTGTCCGCAGAAAGAGCAGATCTGTTGGCAGTCTCCAGCTGTAGAAAATACTCTCTCACTAGGGACAGAGGTAGCAGGTACAGCAAGGTAGCGCTTTGCTAACTTGGCAATATGAGGATACGTGGGCTCATTGGTCCTCCACCATACAAGTGGGTTGGAATCCAGTGAAATGCAGTGTGTATGAGGTAACCTCTTCCTTCACCAGCTGCAAACTAGACTTGTTTCCCACCTGAGTCTTGAAGAGCTCACCAAACAGTTCAGCCATGGCTGACTTCTTGACAGGAGGAGATGATTCAGATGCCTCTGGGTGTCCTCTCCCTGGGGATGAACTGACTGCTGTTGTCCCTGTGGCCTCCTCACtctgcaaaataaaatgacaaaagttTAATATATGAGTACTACTGAGACTGTAGCAGCAAGTGTTTCAAATTAAGCAATGACGACATTTTATGCACAAGAAAATTAATACAATACCTGTTCTTCCATGGTTACAATCTCTGTGATGAGGCTGTTGTAGATTCTGTCACGACAGGCATCATCCACATGAGAAAGGGCCTTGAACCTTGGGTCAAGAGCTGTGCATTTGTGGAGGAAGTCATGACAAGCAGAGTATCTGTCCTCCAGGTTTTCTCTGATGGCAGCCTTGACTTCTCTCACAGTTGGACTGTCTTCCTCATTGGGTTCCATAGAGTTGAGCACTGTGGTTTTGAGGGGCAGGATCATTGATACTGAAGGTGTGGCTTGAGTGCTCATCAGTGTTGTGAGGGTTTTTAGTGGTTTAAGGACCTCAATTACCTCCTCTGCCATTCTCACATCCTGGTCAGACAATGTGGTTATGTCTTTATTCTTCTTGAGGGCCTTTTCTGTTAGTGCTGAGTACACAGCTGCTTGCTGTTCAAGGTACCTCTCAAGCATATCATAACTGGAGTTCCAGCGGGTGGTGACATCATGAATAAGGGTGTGTTTTGGTATATTAAGCATCTCCTGTTTGCTCTCCAATATGTGTGCAGCTGTTGGGCTACGGTGAAAAAAAGACACAACCCTTCTGACTCTACCTAGTACTCTGTACACCTGGTTGAGTCCTGTTGCTTTCTGTGATGCTAAATTAATTGTGTGTGCAAAACATCCAATTTGGGGGCCCAGTCCAGCTTCACTGACTGCCTTGACAATATTTCTAGCATTGTCTGTTGTGACAGGAATTGTAGTTCCTGGCCTCTCCAACTTCCACTCCAACACTGCCTCCATAAGTCCCTCTGCCagatttgtgcttgtgtgttgttCATAAATGGGGTGAGTTTGCAGAACATGGCTTACCATGTTCCACTCAGGGGTGATGTGCTGGGCAGTCACTGTTAAGTAGCTTTCTGTAGCTCTGGATGTCCATCCATCAGTCCTGAGTGCTACAGCAGATGCCTTGGACAAGTCGTGGACAACAGCAGCTTTTGCTTGTTCATAAAGGGCTGGTATGACTTTCTGGCTGAAATGCGGACAAGAAGGAATTTCATACCGGGGCTCAATCACCTTCAACATGTGCTTAAAACCTGTGTTCTCAACAACTGAGTATGGTCGTAGATCCGCTGctaaaaacacaccaaaaacacCAATGGCATTTGTTATTGCTTTGGCCCGATCTGAATTACCAGCGAAAGGCTGTTTAAATGACGAAGGGAGCAGCGTTTGCACTACGctcgtttttttccttgcagcagtgatattcaCATTCGCGTGGTGCCGTTTCAAATGAGTTATCAAGTTTGACGTGTTGCCAGAAACATACCCGATCACTACTGAACAATGTTGGCACACAGCTTTCGTCTTATCCACTTGTCTTTGTCCGTTGTTGTATTTCACCGGGAAACCAAAGTGTTCCCAAACAGGAGACCTTAACGATAAGGGAGGGTCTTCAAGCTCTGGCTTATCGTTTGCATTGGCCATGACGTTCGCTAGCcagaggctaggctaggctaggctaagcGTGCTGTCTGTGTAGTGCGGTGTAGCGCGCTCAAAATGTGAGGCGGAGACGAAACAAACTTCCGGTCCGCCACTTAATATGTTCGCGTGGGAACTCGGATTTGAAGTATGTTCCGCACGCAAAACAAGCCCACTAAGATTGCATTCGGTACACATCTGCACCGTACCTAAAGTCCTGTACCGAAACGGTCCGGTACGAATACGTGTACCGTTacactagggctgaaacgattcctcgagaaactcgagtaactcgattactaaaaatcatcgatgcaaattctttgcatcgaagcttcgtttaatccatataactatatacacactcagtgtttcgcacggatgattattactgttgcacaacgcgctggagaaagagagagaaaatagcgaggggcgaagagaagagacaggccagagaaaacgacagaaagtgtccaaagtttgggatccagtgttgccaacttggcgactttgtcgctagacttagcgacttttcagacccccctggcgactttatttctcaaaagcgactagcgacaaatctgccgactttttctgaccatgggaagcaatgttaatgtgttgaatcccaaagcatttggcaataaattggttcggctgatgctggttttctctacttgcttgtctaatccagagaggtctgacggtcacagcgcttcccacacagtgtagctccctccctccgctgagagcagggactgtaggatatggtccacttgtaattgctaccggcgtacgccgaaactggccgggtgggcggagtccgCACTTAAttttaaaacgggatgagatgaaggctagtaaagaatgcacgttaattatggctatatgtaatggctagttaagaacgtaaatcaatatggtggctagttatgatgtccctaagttagctaagttttgctcaagaaaataaccacagaaaataaaatgctgcagtcaatttgtgaaagcctgagcttcattcatgttattattatgatagtcacacacatacacacacacacacacacacacacacacacacacacacacacccacacacctactcccctcacagtgatgcataaaataccccagaaagcaaaatatcaggtggtgtaagtagcaattggagcctaaaatgcaccagtccaatacagcaggtatattcagtttagtttgattgcagtgagtagggtcagcaggtgtagggcaacccttcaacatagtaaataaatgtacattagccagtcttatgaacttgtatgatatttaggcctagtaataaatatcaataataattattatttcacctcgttttcagtaaatcacagtgtcgtatggacagcttcgtgcggacagcttttctcttttgtatatttactattgctctttaataaagcaaaagtatttcttatccgattactcgattaatcgatggaataatcggtagaatactcgattactaaaataatcgatagctgcagccctacgtTACACCCCTACTTCCTAGTCTGTATGTCCACTACAGTAGCCTAAGTTGATTTCAATTATAGAAAAACAAATTGCAACACATCAATATAtctagaaaatgtgaaaaacaaatcaagcaaaaaaatttttgcttgatttttattttctgttgttttgagaattgcagtttttgttttctgaaatgtacTTCCAATGAGTTGGATTTATAATGTGACATATAGGTTCATTAAATCAATTCTGAAACCTCTAAACTTTCATCAAGACTCATGCTGCTGACTGTATGGAAGAGTAGCCTATTAAGGCCTAGCCTATTAGGGGAAGATTCAAATATTCTGAGAATAAATTAGACGTtttgagaataaagtcaaaacttgaggggggaaaaaagtcaaAAGTTTTGAGATTCAAGTCGAAAtaaacttgagaaaaaaaagtcagaataaaCTTTTGAGAAAATTAATCTAAATAAACTTTtgatgaaaataagaaaaaaaaaatgctacatataCAGGAAATACTACCTCGGTTGTAtgatgaatgtaaacaaattcaatctGCAATTGGAGCCTTCAATCACTCACAAGACATATTTTTATGGAAATCCGCAATTGGGCGCCATTCTATCTGGTTTCTCTGCGAGAGAGAATACTACCATATTTGACCACTAGGGGGCAAAGGTGTGTTTTCAAGTTGCAATGTTATGACCCATAAAAAGTCTGCTGGTAGGCCTATATGTAAGGCAAATTTACCACTAGACTGTAAcgacaatgcaatgcaatgacAAATACtagaaaataaaactttttaaaaaaaaattattaaatagtgtatattatgacatggaaaaggGTGGAAAAAGTAATTCCTCATTTCATAGGGACGTGAAATGCTGTTCTGAGGTGTAGGCTTGTGTCCAGTTAAGCAATCCAAAATTAAACTGACACTCCCTTGTTTGCAATGGGAGTTTGGCCGGACTTTCTGTCCCACACTGTCCCTTTCTACTCAACAGGTTAACAAGTTCTCTCCTACCATGTGCCACAGAGGCCCAACGGTGTCAGCAATTTCTCATTCCAACCcaactacagcagctcattacACAAATTAACGGTAAACCAGAGAGTTAACGCCAGTAGTTATTAAGACCCGCTGCTGTAGTTTACGGCTGGACCTTGGCCCTCCTCTAGCACGTCTTTTCAAGCTAAAGCAACCTTTGTAACTTTTACCTGACTTCACATAGACAGACACGGTAACGTCAGCATATTTAGCAGCACAATAACAAACTATAACCTCACAGGTACCATCACAATTTGTTCGCGTTTCTGCAGGGCATTAATGTCGAGTTGTTTGCACTTGTTGACCGCTTGCTGGCACGGTGGCGAATATCCACCGTAAACAACGTGTGGTAATTTTTAGCAAACGATACCTTATTATATTGAACCTCGGGCTGGGTGCTGGGTACCGGGATGGCGGCCGCAGAGTAGTGACACACCGGGACTCGGTACAGCCCGGGAAGAGCCCGACAAAACACGGTACGGAGCATGGTGCTTCTAGCAGGACGGACAGGCGGTGGGAAACAGCCAGCAGCACAACGGGCAACACCGAGCGAGGCTAGGCTGGACTTTCCCAAGCATGCGCAGTGGAGCGTTCAACACAATCTCAGCAGATTATCGCCTACTGGAAAGGAAGTACTGAAGAAAACATTCCAACCGACAtacaagaaacaagaaaaaaattcaCTTCCTCTACACCAGTAGTACTCAAAGTGTGATCCGGGGTCCTCACGTGAGGAATAGTTTGATCTCAGTATAATTCAAtggaaattatcccaattagagaatgtctAAGAAATACTATTTGAATTACTATTATCTCCCCAGGTAGCCTACAGTGCAGACACTTACAATTCAATACaaaatcaacaactaaaatcttcccatgTCTGCATAAATTCTATTGCACAATGGATAAAATCAATTCTGTTATGCCACTAGAAATAACAAACATGATCTGAGGGGATGTTCACAGCTTTTCATTTAACTTTGCAGCCCTGGAGAGATTACACAGACTCTCTTAAGAATGAGTAAATTCAAAAAGTTGTTTCAACAATATGTAAATCTATAAGGTATGAGAGGATCGGTGATGGGTGACAGGAAAAGGTTGTGAGGTCAATGTGGGagataaataatatatatttgttCTCTGCTGTGCTTGGGTTGAAAGTCTATCCTTAGACCACAGCTGAGTGGATGAGTTTGTTTGCATTGTTGTAGGTAGACTTGGTTTCTGACGACTATATATTGTATGTATGATGTCATGTATGAATTCATccctgacagacagaaatatggcTTTGTTTCATCTAGTTTCATGAACATTTTAATAAACAGAATTTTTCAAAGAAAATATTGAGCAAATTCATAGCTTTCTTATTGGAAAACGTGTAGGATATATAAAGGGGCGTGACTAGAAAATGTTGGGTTTCTAAATAACAATCTGATATATAACCTAGAAATAtgcaggaaaacagaaaaataaaatgactaaaatttGTTTTATGAGTCATactgctctaaattgggttagaAATGTTTACAATGTTGATCTTTAGGTTATGGTGAAGACAAAAAAGCAAACTACAGTCAATTTAACTGACTGCTATTGGTAATAATTCAGGTTATGCCATTGGTTAGTTTCTACTCATCAACAATGTATTGAAAATAAAGTCTGAATAGCACCTTCTTACtgtatgcatacatgcatgatAATCTTAGGTCACAGGGTAATATTGAATTGTTCTTGGTAGAAAGGACAAGATGGGTTTTGATATAACTTCATTTTAAGATACATTTATCTACATTTATTCCCtaaaatctgtctgtctgtcagtcagtctgcatAGTCTAATGTAGTTCCAAATGTTGACTACAGGTGTCACTGTTTATTCAAAGCCCCTACCAGGGACTTATTTGATGTGATATGTACCTTGATATTTTGTTACCTAGTCTGATGGACACACAAGCATATCTTGTGTTCATTCAAAGAGAAAGTTGGAATATAAGATAAAGCTCGTATAACAAGTATAACAAGACATGtcatcaaaaaatatttttcactaTTATTGAGTTATTCCAtttaacacacagggaggttgccagaaccttctccaaaacaactgaagtcattggggtccggttctttagagttctaaaaaggacaaaaattaccataaaattactcaTTATACTGCTCGTGCAACCTAATCCAAGttttctgaagccaaacgactGCATGGTGAGTGggaaagacctatatttacaccattatttagtgcAAATCCTCACAACTGCTGTTTTCACAAACATTCATGCGCACCCAGATCTCGCGCATTCATGTGAATCTTCCACACGTGTGTTTACACAGCTAACGCATACAGGTCTacgtcacacaaactgaaatagCTCTGCTGAGAGTGGCTTATAACGCTTCCGGCTTACTTATCAGACtttcaaacaaagaagaaaatgtcCAGTGACTTCGATATAGAAGAGAAACAACGGTTCTTTGCCTAGTCTTATTTATTTGAACCAGAATACACAGACAAGGAACTCAGACAGATGGATGAAGCAGTGGCAATAGCAGCTCAGCCAGATCAAACCAGCTGGCTCTGTCTGGACAGTGTTATTGTGCTTTAATCGCTTTTtgattcaactgttggagatgaCCGGttagccctgtgtgtgtgtattggacagcagcgctcctggCGACCTCAAAGtatgtaaagctctacagtgcgGTGAtgtcattttgaacacaatcagcagtcatgatggccaaaaactaggaaaatacgGCCCAGGTTGCAAAtaaccaaaattatcttttatgttgaggtgaggagagagaaattccCAGTGACCAAGAAAGTTTTGGGTGGCACCCAGGGTGGCCAATAAAATTAGGCTCCAACTATTGTATCGCCCTCCACTAGTGAGTCACGCAGACCATTGTCTGCCATGTCTTCTCAGTGCATGGTATCAACCCATCAAAGCTCTGAATGTTCATGGAATTTTTTACCAAGGGCTATACCTGAGTCTCCCATGTGCAAGACTCCTGTCAGCAGAACTATAGTCATTGCTCATTCTTGTCATTTAAGTTATGACAACATGCAGGCTATCATTGACAAATGCTGGCAGTCTTTTGGAAGAGATATATTCCAGCCAGAGGATGGAAAGCTgggagcacaaacacacagctgtgcatCATCTTTCTGCAAAAGGCTGGAGAATGTCATCTCCAATGGTGAGCTTAGCAATGTT
The Centroberyx gerrardi isolate f3 chromosome 12, fCenGer3.hap1.cur.20231027, whole genome shotgun sequence genome window above contains:
- the LOC144541957 gene encoding E3 SUMO-protein ligase ZBED1-like, which gives rise to MLNIPKHTLIHDVTTRWNSSYDMLERYLEQQAAVYSALTEKALKKNKDITTLSDQDVRMAEEVIEVLKPLKTLTTLMSTQATPSVSMILPLKTTVLNSMEPNEEDSPTVREVKAAIRENLEDRYSACHDFLHKCTALDPRFKALSHVDDACRDRIYNSLITEIVTMEEQSEEATGTTAVSSSPGRGHPEASESSPPVKKSAMAELFGELFKTQVGNKSSLQLVKEEVTSYTLHFTGFQPTCMVEDQ